The proteins below are encoded in one region of Brevundimonas fontaquae:
- a CDS encoding flagellar basal body-associated FliL family protein, whose protein sequence is MFKFGKKKGAPAADADANLPAVTEGEAAEGDAAPKKKKIPLLFIIAPVALLVLGGGGAAAFFMLKPKPAEAHGADAEADHGEEKADKKEEKKEGGGHGGGGKEGEADPALGVIAAGPDGVTFYTLPDMVMNIQSPDGRPTFLKLKLTLEMQDAEVATHLQEEMPRLQDMFTGFVRELRPEDLSGSAGTYQLRAEILRRVNLIAAPGKVDAVLIEEMLVQ, encoded by the coding sequence ATGTTCAAGTTCGGCAAGAAGAAGGGTGCGCCTGCGGCCGACGCCGACGCCAACCTGCCGGCTGTGACCGAAGGCGAGGCCGCCGAGGGCGACGCCGCGCCCAAGAAAAAGAAAATCCCGCTGCTGTTCATCATCGCGCCGGTCGCCCTGCTGGTGCTGGGCGGCGGGGGCGCGGCCGCCTTTTTCATGCTGAAGCCCAAGCCCGCAGAGGCGCACGGCGCCGATGCCGAAGCCGACCATGGAGAAGAGAAGGCTGACAAGAAGGAAGAGAAGAAGGAAGGCGGCGGTCACGGCGGAGGCGGCAAGGAAGGCGAGGCCGATCCCGCGCTGGGCGTCATCGCCGCGGGGCCGGATGGCGTCACCTTCTACACCCTGCCCGACATGGTCATGAACATTCAGTCGCCCGACGGCCGTCCGACCTTCCTGAAGCTGAAGCTGACGCTGGAGATGCAGGACGCCGAGGTGGCGACCCATCTGCAGGAAGAGATGCCGCGTCTGCAGGACATGTTCACCGGCTTCGTGCGCGAACTGCGCCCTGAGGATCTGAGCGGCTCGGCCGGCACCTATCAGCTGCGCGCCGAGATTCTGCGCCGCGTCAATCTGATCGCCGCTCCGGGCAAGGTCGACGCCGTTCTGATCGAAGAAATGCTGGTGCAATAG
- a CDS encoding DUF6468 domain-containing protein — protein sequence MAGMIMDGVLMVLLIAAVGYGIKLERKLAALRAGQLAFAQAVTELNAAAGRAENALATLRASGQETDLLHDRIIKAREVKAQLETLIARAPAMAPARIVEEEPARRAAPAALAPAPAATEDEERAERMAALAQRIQGLAGPSSNRRNEAAAPAGRDNVAAIVQALTAGRSANHSAKQSLNAARRNLDDDLFAA from the coding sequence ATGGCCGGAATGATCATGGACGGCGTGCTGATGGTGCTGCTGATCGCGGCGGTCGGTTACGGCATCAAGCTGGAACGCAAGCTGGCCGCCCTGCGCGCCGGACAGCTGGCCTTCGCCCAGGCCGTCACCGAACTGAACGCCGCCGCTGGCCGCGCCGAAAACGCCCTGGCCACTCTTCGCGCCTCGGGCCAAGAAACGGACCTGCTTCACGACCGGATCATCAAGGCGCGTGAGGTCAAGGCGCAGCTGGAAACCCTTATCGCCCGCGCGCCGGCCATGGCGCCGGCGCGGATCGTCGAGGAAGAACCCGCCCGTCGCGCGGCCCCGGCCGCCCTGGCTCCGGCGCCGGCCGCGACCGAAGACGAGGAGCGGGCCGAGCGTATGGCGGCCCTTGCTCAACGCATCCAGGGACTGGCCGGTCCCTCTTCGAACCGTCGCAATGAAGCGGCTGCGCCCGCCGGGCGCGACAATGTCGCCGCGATCGTTCAGGCCCTGACCGCCGGACGCTCCGCTAACCATTCCGCCAAACAAAGCCTCAACGCCGCGCGTCGTAATCTCGACGACGACCTGTTCGCCGCCTGA
- a CDS encoding MotE family protein, translating into MARLPRILPLIAIAIGGVVAVRAVGVAPGLFDGAKAWAEEAVPAAAGAPPKPALPGTCSALSPEQLAQQAGISPAELKIIQSLSQRRAALDARDQDFATTLPLMVAAEQKLDAKVKALEALKAEMKQMLGQVDEREKAEIDRLVQVYSAMRPKEAAPVMAALEDRVRLPVAAAMRPRTLAAIMAQMSAPQAKELTEKLAARFQAQQMAARAAAAEATPPPAATPAAAAPAATTPPATPMAQPAAAPTTRPTPRPAANRPAVRPAARPAATPARRPVATPAAAPAATGPQAYQPSAAPNAQPRQTVQ; encoded by the coding sequence ATGGCCCGCCTTCCCCGCATCCTGCCCCTGATCGCCATCGCCATCGGCGGGGTCGTCGCCGTGCGCGCCGTCGGCGTCGCGCCTGGCCTTTTCGACGGGGCCAAGGCCTGGGCCGAGGAGGCGGTTCCCGCTGCGGCCGGTGCGCCGCCCAAGCCGGCTCTGCCCGGCACCTGTTCCGCCCTGTCTCCCGAACAGCTGGCCCAACAGGCCGGGATTTCGCCGGCCGAGCTGAAGATCATCCAGTCGTTGTCGCAGCGCCGCGCGGCGCTGGACGCGCGGGATCAGGACTTCGCCACCACCCTGCCGCTGATGGTCGCCGCCGAGCAGAAGCTGGACGCCAAGGTGAAGGCGCTGGAAGCCCTGAAGGCCGAGATGAAGCAGATGCTCGGCCAGGTTGACGAGCGCGAGAAGGCCGAGATCGATCGTCTGGTCCAGGTCTATTCCGCCATGCGTCCCAAGGAGGCCGCCCCGGTAATGGCCGCGCTGGAGGACCGGGTGCGCCTGCCGGTCGCCGCCGCCATGCGTCCGCGCACCCTGGCCGCCATCATGGCCCAGATGAGCGCGCCGCAAGCCAAGGAGCTGACCGAGAAACTCGCCGCCCGGTTCCAGGCCCAGCAGATGGCCGCTCGCGCCGCCGCCGCCGAAGCCACGCCCCCTCCGGCCGCGACGCCCGCCGCTGCTGCGCCAGCCGCGACGACCCCGCCCGCGACACCGATGGCTCAGCCCGCCGCCGCCCCGACGACCCGTCCGACGCCGCGTCCGGCCGCCAACCGTCCCGCTGTGCGACCGGCGGCTCGCCCGGCCGCGACCCCGGCGCGCCGTCCCGTCGCCACGCCTGCGGCGGCTCCCGCTGCGACCGGCCCGCAGGCCTATCAGCCGTCAGCCGCCCCCAACGCCCAGCCCCGGCAAACTGTGCAGTAA
- the fliM gene encoding flagellar motor switch protein FliM — translation MTDAAQLDPFGGLGDPGDALSERVLNQDEIDSLLGFDLGDDDGSERSGIRAIINSALVSYERLPMLEIVFDRLVRLMTTSLRNFTSDNVEVSLDNISSIRFGDYLNSIPLPAILAVFRAEELDNYGLLTVDSNLIYSIVDVLLGGRRGTAALRIEGRPYTTIERVLVQRMVEVVLNDARQAFEPLTPVHFNLDRLETNPRFAAIARPANAAILIKLRIDMEDRGGRIELLLPYATLEPIRKMLLQQFMGEKFGRDNIWEGHLATEIWTTETEVRAVLDEQQMPLSSVLNLKVGDTMMLNATPDSEVSIRAGSIPLTTGRMGRKGQHIAIRVEGPVNPEVAARLGVNV, via the coding sequence ATGACCGACGCGGCGCAACTCGATCCGTTCGGCGGTCTGGGCGATCCCGGCGACGCCCTGTCCGAACGGGTCCTGAACCAGGATGAGATCGATAGCCTGCTGGGCTTCGACCTGGGCGACGACGACGGTTCCGAACGCTCGGGCATACGCGCCATCATCAACTCCGCGCTCGTCAGCTACGAGCGTCTGCCGATGCTGGAGATCGTGTTCGACCGCCTGGTGCGGTTGATGACAACTAGCCTTCGCAACTTCACTTCCGACAACGTCGAAGTCAGCCTGGACAATATCTCGTCGATCCGGTTCGGCGACTATCTGAACTCCATCCCCCTGCCGGCCATCCTGGCGGTGTTTCGGGCCGAGGAGCTGGACAATTACGGTCTGCTGACGGTCGATTCCAACCTGATCTATTCGATCGTCGACGTGCTGTTGGGCGGTCGTCGCGGCACGGCGGCGCTGCGCATCGAAGGCCGGCCCTACACCACGATTGAGCGGGTGCTGGTGCAGCGGATGGTGGAAGTCGTGCTGAACGACGCCCGCCAGGCGTTCGAGCCGCTGACCCCGGTCCACTTCAACCTGGACCGGCTGGAGACCAACCCGCGCTTCGCCGCCATCGCGCGTCCCGCCAACGCCGCCATCCTGATCAAGCTGCGGATCGACATGGAGGATCGCGGCGGTCGTATCGAGCTGCTGCTGCCCTATGCGACGCTGGAGCCGATCCGCAAGATGTTGCTGCAGCAGTTCATGGGCGAGAAGTTCGGCCGCGACAACATCTGGGAAGGCCACTTGGCCACCGAGATCTGGACGACCGAGACCGAAGTCCGCGCGGTCCTGGACGAACAGCAGATGCCCCTGTCCAGCGTGCTGAACCTCAAGGTCGGCGACACGATGATGCTGAACGCCACGCCGGATTCCGAGGTTTCGATCCGCGCCGGCTCCATTCCGCTGACCACCGGCCGCATGGGTCGCAAGGGCCAGCACATCGCCATACGCGTCGAAGGACCGGTCAATCCGGAAGTCGCCGCCCGCCTGGGAGTGAACGTCTGA
- the flgF gene encoding flagellar basal-body rod protein FlgF gives MENAAYIGLSRQMTLRRELDIVANNVANANTTGFKVEQLMLGTEIGQRARNDSIRPSASFVLDNGVGRDFGQGSMQQTGRSLDFAISGEGAFFTVRDGANGEAYTRDGAFTLDPEGRLTTKQGQAVLGGGAEIVLDPALGAPSVGADGTITQNGQVTGRLSVVRFDTLGVLEKGGDSLYRNKSNAQPIEAADAQVHQGSLESSNVNPLIEITNLVEISRAYESISKLIENTTDLSRRAVERLGKAA, from the coding sequence GTGGAAAACGCCGCCTATATCGGACTGTCACGCCAGATGACGCTGCGTCGCGAACTGGACATCGTGGCCAACAACGTCGCCAACGCCAACACCACCGGCTTCAAGGTCGAGCAACTGATGCTCGGAACCGAGATCGGGCAGCGGGCGCGCAACGACTCGATCCGCCCGTCGGCCAGCTTTGTGCTGGACAATGGGGTCGGCCGCGACTTCGGCCAGGGTTCGATGCAGCAGACGGGCCGCTCGCTGGACTTCGCCATCTCCGGCGAAGGCGCATTCTTCACCGTGCGCGACGGCGCCAACGGCGAGGCCTATACCCGCGACGGCGCCTTCACCCTGGACCCGGAAGGACGTCTGACCACCAAACAGGGTCAGGCCGTCCTTGGCGGCGGCGCGGAGATCGTGCTGGACCCCGCGCTCGGTGCGCCCAGCGTCGGCGCCGACGGCACCATCACCCAGAACGGACAGGTAACTGGCCGGCTGTCGGTCGTGCGTTTCGATACGCTGGGCGTGCTCGAAAAGGGCGGCGACAGCCTCTACCGCAATAAGTCCAATGCCCAGCCGATCGAGGCCGCCGACGCCCAGGTTCATCAGGGCTCGCTGGAGTCTTCCAACGTCAATCCGTTGATCGAAATCACCAATCTCGTCGAGATCAGCCGCGCCTACGAGAGCATTTCCAAGCTGATTGAAAACACCACAGACCTGAGCCGTCGCGCCGTCGAGCGCCTCGGCAAGGCCGCTTAA
- a CDS encoding DUF3297 family protein, whose protein sequence is MSDTPPDRLSVDPSSPHHDAEVLQRGVGIRFKGEEKTNVEEYCVSEGWVRLALGNRVDRKGKALTVKLQGPVEPYFQNG, encoded by the coding sequence ATGTCCGACACGCCTCCCGACCGCCTCTCGGTCGACCCGTCCAGCCCGCACCATGACGCGGAGGTTCTGCAACGCGGCGTCGGCATTCGCTTCAAGGGCGAAGAGAAGACCAATGTCGAGGAATATTGCGTGTCCGAAGGCTGGGTGCGTCTGGCGCTCGGCAACCGCGTGGATCGCAAGGGCAAGGCCCTGACCGTGAAACTGCAGGGTCCGGTCGAACCCTATTTCCAGAACGGCTGA